Proteins encoded together in one Sylvia atricapilla isolate bSylAtr1 chromosome 2, bSylAtr1.pri, whole genome shotgun sequence window:
- the LOC136375204 gene encoding ly6/PLAUR domain-containing protein 2-like produces the protein METRTCPTMKLLLLGLSLVLCVGVAQALRCHVCKYKVAVVGCLWGSNVTTCERREKCAVIRASLGKATVYYQQGCTSALNCGRERASDVESRLTSRYSCCETDLCNEEWGKEPTD, from the exons ATGGAAACCAGGACCTGCCCCACGATGAAactgctcctgctggggctgagcctcGTCCTGTGTGTGGGAGTTG cccaggcccTTCGATGCCACGTCTGCAAGTACAAGGTGGCCGTGGTGGGCTGCCTCTGGGGCAGCAACGTGACGACCTGCGAGCGCCGCGAGAAGTGTGCCGTCATCAGAGCCAGCCTGG ggaaggCGACCGTTTATTACCAGCAGGGCTGCACCTCCGCCCTGAACTGCGGCCGGGAGCGGGCGTCGGACGTCGAGTCCCGCCTGACCTCCCGCTATTCCTGCTGCGAGACCGACCTCTGCAACGAGGAGTGGGGCAAGGAGCCCACGGACTGA
- the TRIM7 gene encoding E3 ubiquitin-protein ligase TRIM7, with protein sequence MSEAAAAAAGFLRRSSAERLPRTPSRWDPAATRLAAQLAPSRPVPTQNPARFGRSGRTPLSDASAPRREAMAAVFLPGNLQDEATCSVCLEFFKDPVSIECGHNFCRACIVKSWQDLEMDFPCPQCREVFQQKSFRPNRQLANMSEIISQFTLRGAKGAEEDGLCPKHREALKLYCKDDRRTICVVCDRSREHRPHAVVPVDEASEEYKEKIQVRLDFLRKERQELLEFKVNDDKKTQELLKTIESERQKLLSDFERLRQFLHDQEHILLGQLEKMEKNISKRQNENITDLSKEITLLNKLITELEEKIQQPMLEFLKDVMGVISRSDDVKCHKPVPVCTDMKMHVCNFSLKTVVLEKVLKKFREHLQDELGRGEKEDLTLDPDSANHLLILSADLKSVRMGCRKQELPDNPKRFDTNSRVLASAGFKSGRHYWEVEVGPSDGWAFGVARESVRRKGLTQFSPEEGIWALQQNGGRYWAVTSPQRTPLCLGHKLSRVRVYLDYEGEEVSFYDAENMQHIFTFNVAFQEKVFPLFSVCSTVTYIKLCP encoded by the exons ATGTCCGAGGCAGCCGCGGCCGCGGCCGGTTTCCTTCGCCGGAGCTCTGCGGAGCGGCTGCCGCGGACCCCGTCCCGCTGGGACCCCGCGGCCACCCGGCTGGCCGCCCAGCTGGCCCCCTCTAGACCCGTCCCGACGCAAAACCCGGCGCGATTCGGGCGCTCCGGGAGGACCCCCCTTTCCGATGCCTCCGCTCCGAG GAGAGAGGCCATGGCAGCCGTCTTCCTGCCCGGGAACCTGCAGGACGAAGCCACTTGCTCCGTGTGCCTGGAGTTCTTCAAGGACCCCGTGTCCATCGAGTGCGGGCACAACTTCTGCCGCGCCTGCATCGTCAAGAGCTGGCAGGACCTGGAGATGGACTTCCCGTGCCCTCAGTGCCGGGaggttttccagcagaaaagctTCCGTCCCAACCGGCAGCTGGCGAACATGTCCGAGATCATCAGCCAGTTCACGCTGCGCGGGGCCAAGGGCGCCGAGGAGGACGGGCTCTGCCCCAAGCACCGCGAGGCGCTGAAGCTCTACTGCAAGGACGACCGCAGGACCATCTGCGTGGTGTGCGACAGGTCCCGCGAGCACCGGCCCCACGCCGTGGTGCCCGTGGACGAGGCCTCCGAGGAGTACAAG GAGAAAATCCAGGTGCGCTTGGATTTCCTGAGGAAGGAgcggcaggagctgctggagttcAAAGTGAATGACGATAAGAaaacccaggagctgctg AAAACCATCGAGAGCGAGCGGCAGAAGCTGCTCTCGGACTTCGAGCGGCTGCGGCAGTTCCTGCACGACCAGGAGCACatcctgctggggcagctggagaaGATGGAGAAGAACATCTCTAAGAGGCAGAACGAGAACATCACTGACCTCTCCAAGGAGATCACGCTCCTCAACAAGCTCATCACcgagctggaggagaaaatcCAGCAGCCCATGCTTGAGTTCCTCAAG gaTGTGATGGGTGTCATCAGCAG GAGCGACGACGTGAAGTGCCACAAGCCCGTCCCCGTCTGCACCGACATGAAGATGCACGTCTGCAACTTCTCTCTCAAAACTGTCGTCCTGGAGAAGGTCCTGAAGAAATTCCGAG AACACTTGCAGGACGAGCTGGGAAGAGgtgaaaaag AGGACCTGACCCTGGACCCTGACTCTGCCAACCACCTGCTGATCCTCTCCGCCGACCTCAAGAGCGTCCGGAtgggctgcaggaagcaggagcTTCCCGACAACCCCAAACGCTTCGACACCAACTCGCGGGTCTTGGCCAGCGCGGGTTTCAAGTCGGGGCGTCACTACTGGGAGGTGGAGGTGGGACCATCGGACGGGTGGGCCTTCGGCGTGGCCCGCGAGTCCGTGCGCAGGAAGGGGCTGACCCAGTTCTCCCCCGAGGAGGGGATTTGGGCCCTGCAGCAGAACGGGGGCCGTTACTGGGCCGTCACCTCGCCGCAGCGCACGCCGCTGTGCCTCGGCCACAAGCTCAGCAGGGTCCGCGTCTACCTGGACTACGAGGGCGAGGAGGTCTCCTTCTACGACGCCGAGAACATGCAGCACATCTTCACCTTCAACGTGGCCTTCCAGGAGAAGGTGTTCCCTCTCTTTTCGGTCTGTTCTACCGTCACCTACATCAAACTGTGCCCCTGA
- the IL4I1 gene encoding L-amino-acid oxidase → MTGTVLLQIILLAGLLSAKRFPCFPEYCLHDRDYKELLGIVQDGLEPAAHPAHVVVVGAGIGGLTAAKLLRDAGHTVTILEKSGRVGGRIRTYRPEGQDWYVELGAMRLPGKHRLVREFIRQFNLKLNPFIQRDNNTWYFLKGARVRAEEVNRNPDILNYTVKPSEKGKSASQLYQEVLDKAFKKFQATDCRKYLAQHDSFSTKEYLIKVGGLSRGAVDMIGDVLNEDSGFYLSFLASLWDFDVFSDERFDEITGGFDQLPRAFHKALPGVVQFNCTVEKIMTKDNKVRVFYRAPDTLAPTMITADYVLVTSSAKATRHIQFMPPLSPAKAHALRSINYASASKIILACSEKFWEKDGIRGGYSITDRPSRFIYYPSHNFSSGVGVILASYTWNNDADFFLPLADEECVDVVLQDLADIHQVSKEYLQYTCDQHVIQKWQLDQHSLGAFAAFTPYQFVDYSQALFAHEGRVHFAGEHAAQPHAWIDTAMKSAVRAASNIHHDSSEAPASGRDGSGRPTQREEL, encoded by the exons ATGACTGGAACTG TCCTCCTCCAAATCATCCTGCTCGCAGGTCTCCTGAGTGCCAAGCGCTTCCCGTGCTTTCCTGAGTATTGTCTCCATGACCGGGActacaaggagctgctggggattGTCCAGGACGGGCTGGAGCCCGCGGCTCATCCGGCACACGTGGTGGTGGTGGGCGCGGGGATTGGTGGGCTGACGGCGGCCAAACTGCTCCGGGACGCTGGGCACACG GTTACCATTCTGGAGAAGAGCGGCAGGGTCGGGGGCCGGATCCGGACGTACCGTCCCGAGGGACAGGACTGGTACGTGGAGCTGGGAGCCATGCGCCTGCCAGGCAAACACAG GCTTGTCCGTGAATTCATCCGGCAGTTCAACCTGAAGCTAAATCCCTTCATCCAGAGGGACAACAACACCTGGTACTTTCTGAAGGGTGCTCGGGTCAGGGCTGAGGAGGTGAACAGGAACCCCGACATCCTGAATTACACGGTGAAGCCATCGGAGAAGGGCAAGAGCGCCAGCCAACTGTACCAGGAGGTGCTGGACAAG gcttttAAGAAGTTCCAGGCCACTGATTGCAGGAAGTATCTGGCTCAACATGACTCCTTCTCCACCAAG GAATATTTGATCAAGGTGGGAGGGCTGAGTCGAGGAGCTGTTGACATGATCGGTGATGTGCTGAATGAGGACTCAGGGTTTTACCTGTCCTTCCTCGCCTCGCTGTGGGACTTTGACGTCTTCTCTGATGAGAG aTTTGATGAAATCACTGGAGGGTTTGACCAACTGCCCAGAGCCTTCCACAAGGCGCTTCCCGGCGTTGTCCAGTTTAACTGCACTGTGGAGAAGATCATGACGAAGGACAACAAAGTCCGAGTGTTTTACCGTGCTCCGGACACCCTGGCCCCGACCATGATCACTGCAGATTATGTCCTTGTCACCTCCAGTGCCAAAGCTACCAGGCACATCCAGTTCATGCCACCGCTGTCCCCTGCCAAGGCCCACGCCCTGCGCTCCATCAACTATGCGAGTGCCTCCAAAATAATCCTGGCGTGCTCCGAGAAGTTCTGGGAGAAGGATGGGATCCGTGGAGGGTACTCCATCACCGACCGCCCCTCACGCTTCATCTACTACCCCAGCCACaacttctccagtggggtgGGCGTCATCCTGGCCTCCTACACCTGGAACAACGATGCCGACTTCTTCCTGCCCCTCGCAGACGAGGAGTGCGTGGATGTGGTGCTCCAAGACCTGGCGGACATCCACCAGGTGAGCAAGGAGTACCTGCAGTACACCTGTGACCAGCACGTGATCCAGAAGTGGCAGCTGGACCAGCACTCCCTGGGGGCTTTTGCTGCCTTCACCCCGTACCAGTTTGTGGATTACTCTCAAGCCCTGTTCGCTCACGAGGGCAGGGTGCACTTTGCTGGGGAGCACGCGGCCCAGCCCCACGCCTGGATCGACACTGCCATGAAATCAGCCGTCAGGGCCGCCAGCAACATCCACCACGACAGCAGCGAGGCCCCAGCCTCGGGCAGGGACGGCTCTGGGAGGCCCACGCAGAGGGAAGAGCTCTGA